The Streptomyces sp. NBC_00659 genomic interval CGCGTACCGAGCCGAGCCGTCCCGCCGCTCGCTGACCGCCCTGCCGGCGGTGAGACCGCGGAACAGACCACCGCCCCGGAAGAAGCCCCGGTGCACGGCTCGGGCGACCCGCTCGACGACGCGGGCACCGTAGGGCGTCGTCGGATGGTCGTACGACAGGACGATGACGCGGTAGCTGCGGGCCGGGCCGGTGAAGGAACCGATGCCGTGGACGCGCCCGCCGTTCGCGGCCCGGGGCAGCCTGCCGGTCGAGATGTGCGCCCCCCGTCCGCGCGAGGGACCGAAGAACACCCTCCGGGGCCGGCCCTCACGCAGCCGCATGAACCCCCGCAGGCGGCCCGCGCCGGCCCTCAGGAACGCGCGGACGCCGGCGACCACCGCCGGCCACCGCAACCGGTCACCGGCCGTCGTGCGGGCCCGGTCGCCGCTCGTGTCGTCGGGCACCGACACCAGGACCGTACCCGGGCGCGCGGACAGGGCCGCCTGGAGATCCCGGGACAACCGGGCTCCGAAATCCTCCTCGCGATCCTCGCCACGGGAGGAACCGACGAGCCCCGGCAGCCGGGCAGAACCCGCTTCGGCCGCGACCGCGGGTACCGGCGCGAACAGGACCGGGACGACGGCCGCGGCCACCGTCGCGGTCGCGACCACCACGGTCGTGACCATGACTGTACGGCGGTGGAGCGTGCGCATACCCGTGGCCGTACGGCGGTGGAGCGTGCGTATACCCATGCCCGCATCCTTACGTCACCCTCCGGCCCGGGGCTCCTTGTACGGGCCACGCGGGTGACGCCCCACGGGCCCGCCCCGAACCGCCCCGAACCGCCCGGCATACGGCCGGGAACGCCCGAGGGCCGTGTCCCCGGCACCACGTGGTGCCGGGGACACGGCCCTCGGCCGAAGGCGTCGTCCGCTGCCTAGTGCGCCGCCGACTCCCAGTCCCGGCCCGCGCCTACGGAGACGTCCAGCGGGACATCGAGCCGGACCGCGGACGCCATCTCGTGACGCAGCAGTTCCTCGGTCCGCTCACGCTCACCGGGAGCGATCTCCAGGACGATTTCGTCATGGACCTGAAGCAGCATGCGGGAGTCGAGCTTCGCCTCGCGCAGCGCCCGGTCCACGTTCAGCATCGCGATCTTCACGATGTCGGCCGCCGTGCCCTGGATGGGCGCGTTCAGGGCCATCCGCTCGGCCGCCTCACGGCGCTGGCGGTTGTCGCTGTTGAGATCGGGCAGATAGCGGCGGCGCCCGAAGAGCGTCGCGGTGTAACCCGTGGCCCGGGCCTCGTCGACCGCCCGGCGCAGATAGTCCCGCACCCCGCCGAAGCGCTCGAAGTACGTGTCCATCAGCGCACGGGCCTCGCCCGCCTCGATGTTCAGCTGCTGCGACAGACCGAAGGCCGACAGCCCGTACGCGAGGCCGTACGACATCGCCTTGATCTTGCGGCGCATCTCGGCGTCGACCGCGGACCGCTCCACCGAGAACACCTGGGAGGCGACGGTGGTGTGCAGGTCCTCACCGGAGGTGAACGCCTCCAGCAGCCCCTCGTCCTCGGACAGATGGGCCATCACCCGCAGTTCGATCTGGCTGTAGTCCGCGGTCATGAGGCACTCGAAGCCCTCACCGACCACGAAGCCGCGGCGGATCGCACGGCCCTCGTCCGTGCGCACCGGGATGTTCTGCAGGTTCGGATCGGTCGACGACAGCCGGCCGGTCGCCGCGACCGTCTGGTTGTACGTGGTGTGGATACGGCCGTCCGCGGCGATCGACTTGATCAGGCCCTCGACGGTGACACGCAGCTTGGCCTGCTCACGGTGACGGAGCATGATCACGGGCAGTTCGTTCTCGGTCTGCGTCGCCAGCCAGGCCAACGCGTCCGCGTCCGTCGTGTAACCCGTCTTCGTCTTCTTCGTCTTCGGCAGGGCCAGTTCACCGAAGAGGACTTCCTGGAGCTGCTTGGGCGAACCGAGGTTGAACTCGTGCCCGGCGGCCGCGTGCGCCTCCTTCACCGCCTGCTGCACCGCGCCGGCGAACATCTGCTCCATGGCCTCCAGATGCGCCCGGTCCGCCGTGATGCCGTGCCGCTCCAGCCGCGCCAGCAGGCTGGACGTGGGCAGCTCCATGTCCCGCAGCAGATCCGCCGCGCCGACCTCCTGGAGCTTCTCCCCGAACGCCTCCCCCAGATCGAGGATCGTCCGGGCCTGTGCCATCAGTGCGTCGGCCTCGGCCTGCTCGTCCGCACCGAACGCGAGCTGTCCGTCGGCCGCGGCGGCGGGCCCGAGCTCCCGGCCCAGATACTCCAGGGAGAGCGCGTCCAGCGCGAAGGAACGACGGCCCGGCTTGACCAGATAGGCCGCGAGCGCCGTGTCCATGGTCACACCCTCGATGCTCCAGCCGTGCTCGGCGAAGACCCGCATCGCACCCTTGGCGTTGTGCATCACCTTGTGCCGGCCGGAGTCGGCGAGCCACGCGGCGAACGCGTTCTCGTCGGCCTCGTCCAGCCGGGACGGGTCGAACCAGACCGCCGGCCCCGCACCCGCCGCGAGCGCCACCTCGGCGACCGACCCCGAGCCCAGCGCCCACGAGTCGACCGTCGACACACCCAGCACCCCGGTGCCGTGCTCGGCGAGCCACGGCACCAGCTCGCCCGCCCCCAGCACCGCCCCGTCGATCTCGACACCCTCGGCGGCCGGCCGCGCCTCCTCGGCCTCCGCGCCCCCCGGGTCCACGGCGAACAGCCGCTCACGTAGCGAGGGGTTACGGATCTCCAGCGTGTCCAGGACCATCGCCACAGCCGTACGGTCGTACGGGGCCCGCTCCAGGTCCGCCACCGTCCGCGGCAGCTCGACGTCCTTGACCATCTCCGTGAGACGGCGGTTGAGCTTCACCGCCTCCAGGTGGTCACGCAGGTTCTGCCCGACCTTGCCCTTGACCTCGTCGACCCGCTCGACCAGCTCCGCGAACGAACCGAACTGGTTGATCCACTTCGCGGCCGTCTTCTCGCCGACCCCGGGAATGCCCGGCAGGTTGTCCGACGGGTCACCGCGCAGCGCCGCGAAATCCGGGTACTGCGCCGGCGTCAGCCCGTACTTCTCGACGACCTTCTCCGGAGTGAACCGGGTCAGCTCGGAGACACCCTTCGTCGGATACAGCACCGTCGTGTGCTCCGAGACCAGCTGGAAGGAGTCCCGGTCACCCGTGACGATCAGCACCTCGAAGCCCTCGGCCTCGGCCTGGGTGGCGAGCGTCGCGATGATGTCGTCGGCCTCGAAGCCGTCCACCGCGAACCGCTGCGCGTGCATCGCGTCCAGCACCTCGCCGATCAGCTCGACCTGGCCCTTGAACTCGTCCGGGGTCTTCGACCTGTTCGCCTTGTACTCGGTGAACTCCTCGGAACGCCACGTCTTGCGCGAGACGTCGAACGCCACCGCGAAGTGCGTGGGCGACTCGTCGCGCAGCGTGTTCGCCAGCATCGACGCGAAACCATAGATGGCGTTCGTCGGCTGGCCCGTCGCGGTGGTGAAGTTCTCCGCGGGCAGCGCGAAGAACGCGCGGTAGGCCAGCGAGTGCCCATCCATGAGCATCAGGCGCGGGCGGCCCGTACCTGCGGTTTTCTCGGTCTGCTTCGATGCTGTCTCTGCCACACCCCCGATCCTGCCACGGCCCGCTGACAACGAGAGCCCTCCCGGCCCGGCACACCCCCTCCCCGCCCCGCCTTCCCACAACCCACGGCCTTCGCTGTCGGCCACGCGTGCGAGGATCGAAGAGGTACGAACACACGCACACCGACGTGCGCACGCGAAGGGGTTCAGCGATGGCCAGCAAGCCGCCGAAAAGCGATCCGGTCCAGGACGCGCCGCAGGTAGCCGGACCGAAGCACGCCGCGGCCGGACTCCCCGCCATCGGACACACCCTGCGCATCGCCCAGCAGCAGATGGGCGTGCGCCGCACCGCCCTCACCCTCCTGCGCGTCAACCAGAAGGACGGCTTCGACTGCCCGGGCTGTGCCTGGCCCGAACCCGAGCACCGGCACACCGCGGAGTTCTGCGAGAACGGCGCCAAAGCCGTCGCCGAGGAAGCCACCCTGCGCCGGGTCACCCCCGACTTCTTCGCCGCGCACCCCGTCTCCGACCTCGCCGGCCGCAGCGGCTACTGGCTCGGCCAGCAGGGCCGCCTCACCCACCCCATGTACCTGCCCGAGGGCGCCGACCACTACGAGCCCATCGCCTGGGAACGCGCCTTCGACATCGTCGCCGAGGAACTGGCCGCGCTCGGCTCCCCCGACGAAGCCCTCTTCTACACCTCGGGCCGCACCAGCAACGAGGCCGCCTTCCTGTACCAGCTCTTCGCCCGCCAGCTCGGCACGAACAACCTGCCGGACTGCTCGAACATGTGCCACGAGTCGTCCGGCTCGGCCCTCAACGAGACCATAGGCATCGGCAAGGGCAGCGTCCTGCTCGACGACCTCTACCGAGCCGACCTGATCATCGTCGCCGGCCAGAACCCCGGCACGAACCACCCGCGCATGCTCTCCGCCCTGGAGAAGGCCAAGGCCAACGGCGCGAAGATCATCACCGTCAACCCGCTGCCCGAAGCGGGCATGGAACGCTTCAAGAACCCGCAGACCCCCCAGGGCATGGTCAAGGGCGCAGCGCTCACCGACCTCTTCCTCCAGATCCGCCTCGGCGGCGACCAGGCCCTCTTCCGCCTGCTGAACAAGCTGATCCTCGACACCGAGGGCGCCCTCGACGACACCTTCATCGCCGAACACACCCACGGATTCGAGGAATTCGCCCAGGCCGCCCGCGCCGCCGACTGGGACCGGACCCTCACCGCCACCGGCCTCACCCGCGAGAGCATCGACGAGGCTCTGAAGATGGTCCTCGCCTCACAGCGCACCATCGTGTGCTGGGCGATGGGCCTCACCCAGCACAAGCACTCCGTCCCCACCATCCGCGAAGTCGTCAACTTCCTGCTCCTGCGCGGCAACATCGGCCGCCCCGGCGCCGGCGTCTGCCCCGTCCGCGGACACTCCAACGTCCAGGGCGACCGCACCATGGGCATCTTCGAACGCCCCGCCCCCGCCTTCCTCGACGCCCTGGAGAAGGAGTTCGGCTTCAAGCCGCCCCGCGAACACGGCTACGACGTCGTACGCGCCATCCGCGCCCTGCGCGACGGCGACGCGAAGGTCTTCTTCGCCATGGGCGGCAACTTCGTCTCCGCCTCCCCCGACACCGACGTCACCGAGGCGGCCATGCGCCGCGCCCGGCTCACCGTCCACGTCTCCACCAAGCTGAACCGCTCGCACGTGGTCACCGGAGCGCGCGCCCTCATCCTGCCCACCCTCGGACGCACCGAACGCGACCTCCAGGGCAGCGGAGAACAGTTCGTGACCGTCGAGGACTCCATGGGCATGGTGCACGCCTCACGCGGCCGCCTGGAGCCCGCGAGCCCCCACCTGCTGTCCGAGCCCGCCATCGTCGCCCGCCTCGCCCGCAGGGTCCTCGGCGAGGCCGGCACCACCCCCTGGGAAGAGTTCGAGAAGGACTACGCGACCATCCGCGACCGCATCGCCCGCGTGATCCCCGGCTTCCAGGACTTCAACGCGCGCGTGGCCGACCCCGCCGGCTTCGCCCTCCCGCACGCCCCGCGCGACGAACGCCGCTTCCCGACGGCCACCGGCAAGGCCAACTTCACCGCCGCACCCGTCGAACACCCCGAACTCCCCGAAGGCCGCCTGCTCCTGCAGACCCTGCGCTCGCACGACCAGTACAACACCACCATCTACGGACTCGACGACCGATACCGGGGCATCAAGAACGGCCGCCGGGTCGTCCTCGTCAACCCCGACGACGCCCGCGAACTGAAGATCACGGACGGCTCGTACGTCGACCTCGTCGGCGAATGGAAGGACGGCGTCGAACGACGCGCCCCCGGCTTCCGCGTCGTGCACTACCCCACCGCCCGCGGCTGCGCCGCCGCCTACTACCCCGAGACCAACGTCCTGGTCCCCCTCGACTCGACCGCCGACACCAGCAACACCCCCGCCAGCAAATCCGTGGTCGTCCGTCTGGAACAATCGACAGCC includes:
- a CDS encoding FdhF/YdeP family oxidoreductase encodes the protein MASKPPKSDPVQDAPQVAGPKHAAAGLPAIGHTLRIAQQQMGVRRTALTLLRVNQKDGFDCPGCAWPEPEHRHTAEFCENGAKAVAEEATLRRVTPDFFAAHPVSDLAGRSGYWLGQQGRLTHPMYLPEGADHYEPIAWERAFDIVAEELAALGSPDEALFYTSGRTSNEAAFLYQLFARQLGTNNLPDCSNMCHESSGSALNETIGIGKGSVLLDDLYRADLIIVAGQNPGTNHPRMLSALEKAKANGAKIITVNPLPEAGMERFKNPQTPQGMVKGAALTDLFLQIRLGGDQALFRLLNKLILDTEGALDDTFIAEHTHGFEEFAQAARAADWDRTLTATGLTRESIDEALKMVLASQRTIVCWAMGLTQHKHSVPTIREVVNFLLLRGNIGRPGAGVCPVRGHSNVQGDRTMGIFERPAPAFLDALEKEFGFKPPREHGYDVVRAIRALRDGDAKVFFAMGGNFVSASPDTDVTEAAMRRARLTVHVSTKLNRSHVVTGARALILPTLGRTERDLQGSGEQFVTVEDSMGMVHASRGRLEPASPHLLSEPAIVARLARRVLGEAGTTPWEEFEKDYATIRDRIARVIPGFQDFNARVADPAGFALPHAPRDERRFPTATGKANFTAAPVEHPELPEGRLLLQTLRSHDQYNTTIYGLDDRYRGIKNGRRVVLVNPDDARELKITDGSYVDLVGEWKDGVERRAPGFRVVHYPTARGCAAAYYPETNVLVPLDSTADTSNTPASKSVVVRLEQSTAD
- the polA gene encoding DNA polymerase I; this encodes MAETASKQTEKTAGTGRPRLMLMDGHSLAYRAFFALPAENFTTATGQPTNAIYGFASMLANTLRDESPTHFAVAFDVSRKTWRSEEFTEYKANRSKTPDEFKGQVELIGEVLDAMHAQRFAVDGFEADDIIATLATQAEAEGFEVLIVTGDRDSFQLVSEHTTVLYPTKGVSELTRFTPEKVVEKYGLTPAQYPDFAALRGDPSDNLPGIPGVGEKTAAKWINQFGSFAELVERVDEVKGKVGQNLRDHLEAVKLNRRLTEMVKDVELPRTVADLERAPYDRTAVAMVLDTLEIRNPSLRERLFAVDPGGAEAEEARPAAEGVEIDGAVLGAGELVPWLAEHGTGVLGVSTVDSWALGSGSVAEVALAAGAGPAVWFDPSRLDEADENAFAAWLADSGRHKVMHNAKGAMRVFAEHGWSIEGVTMDTALAAYLVKPGRRSFALDALSLEYLGRELGPAAAADGQLAFGADEQAEADALMAQARTILDLGEAFGEKLQEVGAADLLRDMELPTSSLLARLERHGITADRAHLEAMEQMFAGAVQQAVKEAHAAAGHEFNLGSPKQLQEVLFGELALPKTKKTKTGYTTDADALAWLATQTENELPVIMLRHREQAKLRVTVEGLIKSIAADGRIHTTYNQTVAATGRLSSTDPNLQNIPVRTDEGRAIRRGFVVGEGFECLMTADYSQIELRVMAHLSEDEGLLEAFTSGEDLHTTVASQVFSVERSAVDAEMRRKIKAMSYGLAYGLSAFGLSQQLNIEAGEARALMDTYFERFGGVRDYLRRAVDEARATGYTATLFGRRRYLPDLNSDNRQRREAAERMALNAPIQGTAADIVKIAMLNVDRALREAKLDSRMLLQVHDEIVLEIAPGERERTEELLRHEMASAVRLDVPLDVSVGAGRDWESAAH